The Miltoncostaea marina DNA window GACCCCGAGGGCTCCCGCGACCTCGACCAGGCGCTCGCCATCGAGCCGCTGGGCGACGGGCACCGGGTGCGCTACGCGATCGCCGACGTGGCGGCCGTGGTGGCGCCGGGCGGCCACCTCGACGCCGCGGCCCGCGCGCGCGGGCTGACCGTCTACATGCCGGACGCCCGCGCGCCGCTGCACCCGCCGGTGCTGAGCGAGGGCGCCGCGAGCCTGCTGCCCGGCGAGGACCGGCCCGCGCTGCTGTGGACCATCGACCTCGACGCGCGCGCCGAGCCGGTGCGCGCGGACGTCGAGCGGGCGACCGTGCGCAGCCGGAGGGCGCTGAGCTACGCCGAGGCGCAGGCCGCGATCGAGACGGGCGCCGAGCCGGCCCTGACGGGGCTGCGCGAGGTGGGCCTGGCCCGCCTCGCGCGCGAGGCCGAGCGCGGCGGCGTGAGCCTGACGGTGCCCGTGCAGGAGGTCGTGCCCGTGCAGGGCGGGTTCGACCTGCGCTACGAGGCGGCCCTGCCGGTGGAGGACTGGAACGCGCAGATCTCGCTGCTCACCGGCATGGTCGCGGGGCGGATCATGGCCGAGGGCGGCGTCGCGCTCGTGCGGACGCTCGATCCGGCCGACCCGGAGGACCTCGCCGCGCTGCGGCGCACCGCCGCGGTGCTGGGCGTCGATTGGCCGGAGGGCGCCGCCTACGGCGACGTGGTCCGCGCGCTCGACCCGGCCGAGCCCGGGCACGCGGCCTTCGCCGCCCGGGCGGCGCGCCTGTTCCGCGGCGCCGGCTACGCCGCCTGGACCCGCGAGGCCGGCGGCGCGCCGCCCCGGCACGCGGCGATCGCGGCGGTCTACACCCACGTCACCGCGCCGCTGCGACGGCTGGCCGACCGCGTCGCCAACGAGATCGTGCTCGCGCTGGCGGGCGGCGCCGCGCCGCCCGCGTGGGCCCTCGAGGCGCTGCCGGCCGTCCCGGGCCTCATGGCGACGGCCGGCGCGCGGGCGCGGGCGGCCGAGCGGGCGTCCGTCGATCTGGTCGAGAGCGCGCTGCTCGCCGGCCGCGTGGGCGAGGAGTTCCCCGCCGTCGTGATCGACGCGCGCGGCGAGCGGGCGACGGTGCAGCTGGCCCACCCCGCGGTGGTCGGGCCGCTCGAGGACGGCGCAGCCCGGCCCGGCGAGGCGCTGCGGGTGCGCCTGGCGGCCGCCGACCCGGCCGCCCGCCGGGTGGCCTTCACCCGCGCCGGCTAGCCCCGCTCCCCGGCCCCCGGACCGGCGCCCGTGGAGCGGTGCTCGCCGGGCACCCACAGCACGTCGCCCCCTGCGCCGCGGTTGGCGGCCCGGGCGAGGATGAACAGCAGGTCGGAGAGCCGGTTGAGGTAGGCGAGCGCCGCCGGCGTGACCGGCTCGGCGTCCGCCAGCGCGACGCACGAGCGCTCCGCGCGGCGGCAGATCGTCCGCGCCAGATGCAGCGCGGCGGCTGCCGGGCTGCCCGCGGGCAGGACGAAGCTCGTCAGGTCGGGCAGGGTGGCGTTGAGCTCTTCGCACCACGCCTCGAGCCGCTCGACCTGCGCCGGCTCCACCCGCAGGCGCGAGCGTTCGGCGTCGCCGCCAGGCGGCACGCAGAGGTCGGCGCCGAGGTCGAAGAGGTCGTTCTGCACCACCGCGAGCCACGCGTCGATGCGGCCGTCGACGCCGTGCGCGCGGGCGACGCCGATCGCGGCGTTGAGCTCGTCGACCTCGCCGTAGGCGACCACGCGCGGGCTGGTCTTGCGGGCCCTGCTCATGTCGCCGAGGTGGGTGTCCCCCTCGTCGCCGAGCCGGGTGTAGATGCGGGTCAGCCGGACCATGGCCGCCGACCCTACACCGGTCCGCGGCCGCGCCGGGCGGTCACGAGCGCGGGGGCGGCCCCATGAAGTTGACCGTGAAGTAGAGCAGGCCGTCGCAGCTGCGGGCGGCGCCGACCGCGGCGAACCGCCACTGGCGGCTGCGGATGTTGGCGAGGTGCGGCGCGCTGCGGCGCATCGCGGTGAACGCCTGCCGCACGGTGGAGGCGAGCGCGAGGTTCTGACCGGCCGCGCGCCCGTTCGCCCAGGGCATCGCGTCGCGCGAGTGGGCGAAGGCCGCGCCGCGCGCCATCGCGACGCTCTTGGTGCGGCCGGCGCGCAGCAGCGTGCGGTGCTTGCGCACCTTCGGCGCGTCCGCGTCGGCGCGCTCGGCGGCGATGAGCTGCGTCATGGCCTTCTCCTGGGCGGGGGCCACCTCGGCCGAGCAGGCCGGCGCGGCGGCCGCCACCCCGGGCAGCGCCGTGGCCGCGACCCCGGTCAGGGCAGCGGCGATCCCCGCGCGCATGCGTCCGCGCATCGTGTGTTCCTCCCGGGTCGTGGGCACTTCTCCGGGCCGTCAGGGCACGACGGCGAACCTACGGGCCGTCGGCGGCGGTCTCAACCCCGGTTGCGGATTTCATTACGTTCGCGGCCCGACGTTGCGCTGTTCTGACCATCTCCGCGCGAAGCGGAGCACCTGGTCGCGGGTCCGGAGCGCGCCCACGACCTGACCTTCGCCCACCTCCCCCAGCAGCTCGGCGAGCCAGGGGCCGGGCGCCCGGCCCAGCTCGCGGGCGAGCTCGTCGCCGGCGATCAGCGGCCGCACCGGCCCGCGGTCGACGAGCGTGAAGTGGGCGTCCATCACCTCGCGCGCCAGCACCAGGTGGCGGCGGATCGCCGACTCGGTCGTGCGCGGGCCGGCCGTGGCCAGCCGGTCGGCCACCGTCAGCACGATGATCTCCGCCTCCGACGGCGCGGTGAGCCGCAGGTAGCGGTGGATCTGGCGCAGGGAGAGCGGCGCGCGGTGCACCATGAACCCGAGCGGCAGGTGCCACCGGATGCCCCGCACGACGAACTCGCGCAGCCGGGTGGACGTGCGCAGCCGCCGCATGAGCGCGTCGGCCTGCTCGGCGCCGAGGCGGTCGTGCGCCATGAACGTGACCCGCCCCTCGGGCGTGACCGCGTGGGTGTCGGCCTTGGCCATGTCGTGCAGCAGGGCCGTGATGACGAGGCCCTCGCGGGCGCGCAGCTCGTCGGCGAGCGGCGCCTCCAGCACCGCGCGCACGCGGCCGGCGCGCGAGCGGAAGACCGGCTCGGGGTCGCGGGCGATCTCGGCGACGTGCTGCACCACCTCGATCGTGTGCCCGAGCACGTCCTTGTGGTGGTACGGGCTCTGGTCGAGCCCGCGCGCCCGCTCCAGCTCGGGCACCAGCGCCCCGAGCCCGCCCAGCTCGTCGAGGCGCTCGAACGCCCGGTCGGGGCGCGGGAGCCGGGCGATGCG harbors:
- a CDS encoding RNB domain-containing ribonuclease yields the protein MPARPLRLRPPAGPLAEGFAAIRAELGIAAAFPAEAEREAERAAAAVAAGATGGGPRADRRDVALLTIDPEGSRDLDQALAIEPLGDGHRVRYAIADVAAVVAPGGHLDAAARARGLTVYMPDARAPLHPPVLSEGAASLLPGEDRPALLWTIDLDARAEPVRADVERATVRSRRALSYAEAQAAIETGAEPALTGLREVGLARLAREAERGGVSLTVPVQEVVPVQGGFDLRYEAALPVEDWNAQISLLTGMVAGRIMAEGGVALVRTLDPADPEDLAALRRTAAVLGVDWPEGAAYGDVVRALDPAEPGHAAFAARAARLFRGAGYAAWTREAGGAPPRHAAIAAVYTHVTAPLRRLADRVANEIVLALAGGAAPPAWALEALPAVPGLMATAGARARAAERASVDLVESALLAGRVGEEFPAVVIDARGERATVQLAHPAVVGPLEDGAARPGEALRVRLAAADPAARRVAFTRAG
- a CDS encoding cob(I)yrinic acid a,c-diamide adenosyltransferase, which produces MVRLTRIYTRLGDEGDTHLGDMSRARKTSPRVVAYGEVDELNAAIGVARAHGVDGRIDAWLAVVQNDLFDLGADLCVPPGGDAERSRLRVEPAQVERLEAWCEELNATLPDLTSFVLPAGSPAAAALHLARTICRRAERSCVALADAEPVTPAALAYLNRLSDLLFILARAANRGAGGDVLWVPGEHRSTGAGPGAGERG
- a CDS encoding CAP domain-containing protein encodes the protein MRGRMRAGIAAALTGVAATALPGVAAAAPACSAEVAPAQEKAMTQLIAAERADADAPKVRKHRTLLRAGRTKSVAMARGAAFAHSRDAMPWANGRAAGQNLALASTVRQAFTAMRRSAPHLANIRSRQWRFAAVGAARSCDGLLYFTVNFMGPPPRS
- a CDS encoding HD domain-containing protein; amino-acid sequence: MSEDALRALVAPLAPLGERAWAVGGGVRDALLGRAVDDLDVAVAGDGRAAAAALARAHGATRFRLSRAFGAWRVQGGALPYHVDITPLQGADLAEDLGRRDLTVNALAVPAAGPEAGRVVDLYGGLGDLAARRLRLVHARALADDPVRLLRMARLGEALGFRPDPAAVARARADARLVWDTAGERLADELGRIARLPRPDRAFERLDELGGLGALVPELERARGLDQSPYHHKDVLGHTIEVVQHVAEIARDPEPVFRSRAGRVRAVLEAPLADELRAREGLVITALLHDMAKADTHAVTPEGRVTFMAHDRLGAEQADALMRRLRTSTRLREFVVRGIRWHLPLGFMVHRAPLSLRQIHRYLRLTAPSEAEIIVLTVADRLATAGPRTTESAIRRHLVLAREVMDAHFTLVDRGPVRPLIAGDELARELGRAPGPWLAELLGEVGEGQVVGALRTRDQVLRFARRWSEQRNVGPRT